A segment of the Serratia fonticola genome:
TTTTTCCGGTTGCGCGCTCGCCAGGCTAGGCTCGACAAAACCTTGCTTGATAACCAGTGATTCCGGGTTAATGGTAGAGAGGAAGTCCTCTGCCGCCGCCGGGTTAGCCACGCTGAACAGACGATCGTACAGGCGGATTTCTGCCGGTAAAGCGTGCGCAGCCGATACCCAGTGGATCACCCCCTTCACCTTGCGGCCATCCGCAGGATCCTTACTCAGGGTTTCAGGGTCGTAGGTACAGAAGATGGTGGTGATTTCGCCCGCCGCGTCTTTCTCTACGCGTTCCGCCTTGATCACATAGGCATTACGCAGGCGAACCTCTTTGCCCAGTACCAGACGCTTATACTGCTTGTTGGCTTCTTCCCGGAAATCCGCACGGTCGATATACACTTCGCGGCTGAACGGGACTTCACGGCTACCCATTTCCGGTTTGTTCGGATGGTTAGGCATGGTCACCATTTCCACGTCATCTGACATGTTTTCAATAACCACTTTCACCGGATCCAGTACCGCCATAGCGCGTGGCGCGTTCTCATTGAGATCGTCACGAATACAGGATTCCAACGCCATCATCTCGACGTTATTATCCTGTTTGGTCACGCCAATACGCTGGCAGAATTCGCGGATAGAGGCTGCGGTATAACCACGACGACGCAAGCCAGAAACGGTTGGCATACGGGGATCATCCCACCCTTCCACAATATTCTCAGACACCAGTTGGCTCAGCTTGCGCTTCGACATGATGGCGTACTCGAGGTTGAGGCGCGAGAACTCATACTGACGTGGGTGGCATGGGATAGTGATGTTATCCAACACCCAGTCATACAGACGGCGGTTATCCTGGAACTCAAGCGTACACAGCGAATGGGTGATCCCTTCCAACGCATCGGAAATACAGTGGGTAAAATCGTACATCGGGTAGATGCACCATTTGTTGCCCGTCTGATGGTGTTCCGCAAACTTGATCCGGTAGATTACCGGATCGCGCATCACGATAAATGGCGATGCCATATCGATTTTAGCGCGCAGGCAGGCTGTACCCTCGGCAAATTCACCGTTACGCATCTTCTCAAACAGTGCCAGATTCTCTTCTACCGCACGGTTACGGTACGGGCTGTCCTTACCTGGTGCGGTCAGCGTGCCACGATATTCACGGATCTGCTCAGGGGTCAGTTCATCAACATAGGCCAACCCTTTGTTGATCAGCTCAATCGCATACTGGTGCAGTTGATCAAAATAATCCGAGGAATAACGAACGTTACCGCTCCAGCTAAAACCCAGCCACTCGACATCGTGTTTGATGGAGTCCACAAACTCGATATCTTCCTTTACCGGGTTGGTGTCGTCGAAGCGAAGGTTGCATTGGCCCTGATAATCCTTGGCAATACCAAAGTTCAGACAAATGGACTTGGCATGGCCGATATGCAGATAGCCATTAGGTTCCGGTGGGAAACGGGTATGTACCGACTGATGCTTCCCTGATGCCAGATCTTCATCAATGATCTGACGGATAAAATTGGTTGGGCGGGCTTCTGCCTCACTCATGTCACTATTCCTCAAATGCAAAGCGCTACACATAATCGCCTATGTTCCAACAAGCCGCGTCCAGAAACAACCGTTAGTTAAAATTCCCATCGTCTTTCAAGCTGCGGCGTTGTTATCTGCATTATTCCCCCCGGTTATTGACTGTATGCAGCACCTCGGGATGAGATAACTTGTCGCCCGGCTACAGTTTGAAATCCATAGGGAGTCAGGCTGTTACCAGGCAAAATAAAAAAGCGGGAAAAGATCGCTCTTTTCCCGCCAAGGTTGTCGGCATCTCACATCATGACATGTTCAATGCCAAGACTACTCAGGTAAAACAGACTTACTTTTGAATCTCAAACAGCTTGGTCTCGCCAGCAACCACATTTCCGGTTGCCAGTGCGGTCAGACCGGCATACTCATCAGCATTGCTGACCACGACAGGGCTGATCATTGAGCGAGCATTCGCATTCAGGTAAGCCAGATCCATTTCCAGGATTGGCTGACCCGCTTTCACTTCTGCCCCTTCCTCTACCAGGCGTTTAAAGCCCTGGCCGTTCAGCGCAACCGTGTCGATGCCCATGTGCACCACAATTTCTGCGCCTTTGTCGGTTTCCAGGCAGAACGCATGGTTGGTGTTGAAGATCTTCACCACGGTGCCATCGGCCGGTGCCACCACCGTTTTATCGGTTGGGCGGATAGCCACGCCATCACCTACCGCCTTGCTGGCAAAGGCTTCGTCCGGCACCTGATCCAAGGCAACAACTTCACCCGTAACCGGAGCCACCAGAGCCTGGAACACCACTTTGGCTGCGTTAGGCACGGCCTGTGGTTTGACTTCTGCGGCAGCGGCAGCAGCGACTGGCGCAGACGCGGCTGCAATTGGGCCAGCAGCCACAACGTTACGCATAGCGCTGGCGATCAGTTCGGCACGTGTGCCAACAATAACCTGTACGCTTTGCTTATTCAGACGGATAACACCGGAAGCCCCCAGACGCTTGGCCATAACATCGTTAACCAACGCCGAATCTTTCACGTTCAGACGCAGACGCGTGATACAGGCATCAATCCCGGTCAGGTTTTCAGAACCACCGATGGCGCTCACATAACGGCGAGCCAGCGTAGTCGTTTCGTTTTCGTCTTTACCCGCACTGGTATCCACGTCATAACCGTCGGTTTCATCACCGGCAACGGCCAGTTCACGGCCTGGGGTCATCAGGTTGAATTTGCTGATAGTGAAACGGAATACCACGTAGTAGATAACGAAGAACACCAGACCTTGCAGGATCAGCATGTACCAGTGAGTCGCCAGTGGGTTACGGGTTGACAGCACCATATCCACCAGGCCGGCACTGAAGCCGAAACCAGCAATCCACTGCATGCTGGCAGCAATGAATACAGAGATACCCGTCAGCACCGCGTGGATCACATACAGTACGGGTGCAACGAACATGAAGGAGAATTCCAGCGGTTCAGTGATACCGGTGAAGAAGGCAGCAAATGCCCCCGCCATCATGATACCCAGCACTTTCGCTTTGTTCTCAGGACGTGCACAGTGGTAGATGGCCAAGGCGGCACCTGGCAGACCGAACATCATGATTGGGAAGAAACCAGCCTGGTAACGACCAGTAATACCGACCGTGGCTTTACCCGCTTCGATGGACTGTTGGCCACCCAGGAAGTTAGGAATATCGTTGATACCGGCAACGTCAAACCAGAATACGGAGTTCAGCGCATGGTGCAGACCAACAGGAATCAGCAGGCGGTTGAAGAAGGCATAGATACCGGCACCCGCAGAGCCAAGTTTCTGGATGTGCTCACCAAAGTTCACCAGGCCACTGAAAACGACTGGCCAGACGTACATCATGATGAAGGCAACCAGGATCATCAGGAACGAAATCAAGATTGGCACCAAACGGCGACCGCTGAAGAACGACAGCGCTTTTGGCAGTTCAACACCGCTGAAGCGGTTGTAAACTTCGGCGGAGATGATACCGACCAGGATACCAACAAACTGGTTCTGGATCTTACCAAACGCAGCGGGAACCTGATCAACCGGGATTTTCTGGATCATCGCCACGGCGGCCGGTGAACACAGGGTGGTTAAGACCAGGAAGCCGACAAAACCGGTCAGCGCTGCTGCACCGTCTTTGTCTTTTGACATACCATAAGCCACACCTACGGCGAACAACACTGCCATATTGTCGATGATGGCCGAACCGGATTTGATAAACAATGCCGCCAAGGCATTATCACCACCCCAACCAATAGGGTCAATCCAGTACCCGACGCCCATCAGAATGGCCGCGGCAGGCAGTGTGGCTACCGGTACCATCAAGGCCCGACCCACCTTTTGCAAATAACTAAGAATGTTCACCTTTTCCCCCTATTCGTCCGCGAACGGACCCTATTAGTAGTTTATTGAGAAAGCTCACTACCTTTTAGAAATAACGCATGGCTCGTCTTACTCATGCGGAGTGTAAAAAAATTATTTCGTATCGCAAATTAAAACCTCATTTTTTGTGACTAACATCACCAAAAAGTAGTCTTAAGCTGCCAGATTGCTAGCCATCGCACAAAACTTATTTTATCATTCAAAAAATCAAAGGACATTATGCCTAACGCGAGCTTCACAAAGCTGAGTTACGCTTAAAGTTCTGGTTTTGCCCGTAACAGTATAGACACAGTTTATTCTACCAAGAGGTGTATGATGAGACTTATCCCACTGAAAGATACTGCACAAGTTGGCAAATGGGCTGCACGCCATATCGTCCAGCGCATCAACGCATTCAAGCCTACGGCAGATCGCCCGTTTGTACTCGGCCTGCCAACCGGCGGCACCCCGCTGGAAGCTTACAAGCATCTGATCGCGATGCATAAAGCCGGTGACGTCAGCTTCAAACACGTTGTCACCTTCAACATGGACGAGTATGTTGGCCTGCCGCAGGAACACCCGGAAAGCTATCATACTTTCATGTACCGCAACTTCTTTGATCATGTTGATATTCCGCGCGAAAATATTAACCTGCTGAACGGTAATGCTCCCGACGTTGACGAAGAGTGCCGCCAATACGAAGCGAAGATCAAATCCTACGGCAAAGTTCATCTGTTCATGGGTGGCGTGGGTGTGGACGGGCACATTGCCTTCAACGAACCGGCTTCTTCTCTGGCTTCGCGCACCCGTATCAAAACGCTGACTGAAGAAACCCGCGTTGCCAACTCGCGCTTCTTTGGTGGCGACGTGAACCAGGTACCAAAATATGCGCTGACCGTGGGCGTGGGCACGCTGCTGGATGCAGAAGAAGTCATGATCCTGGTCACTGGCCGTGGCAAAGCTCAGGCGCTGGAAGCCGCAGTGGAAGGCAGTATCAACCATCTGTGGACCATCAGTTGCCTGCAGCTGCACGCGAAATCTGTTGTTGTTTGCGATGAGCCTTCCACCATGGAACTGAAGGTGAAAACCGTTAAATATTTCCGTGAATTAGAAGCGGAAAGCGTTAATAGTCTTTAATTTTTACAGGGGGCTACATGTTCGCTTTAACCCAATGCCGGATTTACACCGGCCACGACGTGCTTGATGATCATGCAGTAGTGATTGCTGACGGTCTGATTGAACGAGTCTGCCCACTGGCTGATTTGCCCGCTGGCATCGAAACGCGCGATCTGGGTGGCGCCATCCTAGCCCCCGGTTTTATCGACGTTCAGCTTAATGGCTGCGGCGGCGTGCAATTTAACGACTCACTGGAGGCCATCTCGGAAAAAACGCTGGAAATCATGCAGCGTGCCAACGAGAAATCCGGCTGTACCAGCTATCTGCCAACGCTGATCACCTGCAGCGACGATTTTATGAAGCACGGCATCAATGTGATGCGCGCTTATCTGCAAAAGAATCCAAATCAGGCGCTGGGTCTGCACCTGGAAGGGCCATACCTGAGCCCGGTGAAAAAAGGCACCCATAACCCGGCGTTTATCCGCAAGCCTACCCACGAGATGATCGACTATCTGTGCGCCAATGCCGACGTGATCACCAAAGTCACACTGGCACCGGAAATGGTCGAGCCACAGGTTATCAAACGCTTGGCCGATGCCGGTATCGTGGTTTCCGCTGGCCACTCCAACGCCACTTACGATCAGGCGCGTATCGGTTTCGCCGCTGGCATTACCTTCGCAACCCACCTTTACAATGCCATGCCGTATATTACCGGCCGTGAACCCGGCCTGATGGGGGCCATCTTTGACACCCCAGAAGTGTATACCGGCATCATTGCCGACGGCCATCACGTCGCCTGGGCGAGTATCCGTAACGCCAAACGAGTAAAAGGTGATAAATTAGTTCTGGTCACCGATGCGACCGCACCCGCAGGGGCCAATATTGACCAATTTATTTTCGCTGGTAAAACAATATACTATCGTGATGGATTGTGTGTTGATGAAAACGGCACTCTGAGCGGCTCGGCACTGACCATGATCGAAGCGGTGCAGAACAGCGTTGAACATGTTGGTATCGCCCTGGACGAAGCGTTGCGTATGGCAACCTTGTACCCGGCGCGCGCCATCGGTGTCGAACAACGTTTAGGTACGATCGAAGCGGGCAAAGTCGCCAACCTGACAGCCTTTACTCGTGACTATAAGATCGTCAAAACCCTCGTTAACGGTAGCGAGGTCTAACCCATATACCCCATGGATTTCAAGTTGCAGGCAGGTGGCAACAGAACAAATCCCGAATCACTTACAAAGGTGAGTGATTCGATAAGTGATGGCGGTCAACACCGCCGCAACTTGAAAACACAGGGGATGAACAGCGAGTAAATTTATTGATGAGTACTGGCGGACAAACTCAAATAGGGAATGTTGATTTAGTTAAGCAGCTTAACGGCGCGGCCGTTTATCGCCTGATAGACCAACAAGGCCCGATCTCCCGCATTCAGATTGCAGAACTTAGCCAACTTGCCCCCGCCAGCGTCACTAAAATTACTCGCCAACTGTTGGAACGCGGGCTGATCAAAGAAGTCGATCAGCAAGCCTCCACCGGTGGTCGCCGTGCCATTTCCATTGTCTCTGAAACCCGAAACTTCCATACGGTTGCCGTCCGTCTGGGCCGCCACGACGCAACGATCACCTTGTATGACATGAGTGGCAAATCCCTTGGCGAGGAGCACTATCCGCTGCCAGAGCGCACTCAGGAGACACTGGAAAACGCACTGTTCAACGCCATTGCCCAGTTTATCGACAGTTATCAACGCAAACTGCGCGAACTGATCGCCATTGCCGTTATTCTGCCAGGCCTGGTGGACCCGGCCTTGGGTGTGGTGCGCTATATGCCTCATATCAGCGTGAATAACTGGACACTGGTCGATAACCTTCAGCAGCGCTTCAACGTCACCAGTTTTGTTGGCCACGACATCCGCAGTCTGGCGTTGGCAGAACATTACTTCGGTGCCACACGCGACTGCGAGGACTCTATTCTGGTGCGTCTGCACCGGGGTACCGGTGCCGGGATCATCGTCAACGGCCAAATCTTTCTGGGCAATAATGGCAACGTAGGCGAAATAGGCCATATCCAAATCGATCCTCTGGGTGAACGTTGCCATTGCGGTAACTTCGGCTGCCTGGAAACCGTAGCGGCCAATGCCGCGATTGAACAACGCGTACGTCATCTGCTAAGCCAGGGCTACCCAAGTAAACTGACGTCCGATGACTGTAATATTGCCGCGATCTGCAAAGCCGCCAACCGTGGCGACCTGCTGGCAACCGAAGTGTTGGAACACGTTGGTCGCTACCTGGGTAAAGCGGTGGCGATCGCCATCAACCTGTTCAATCCGCAAAAAGTTGTCATCGCGGGTGAAATCACCGAAGCTGACAAAGTGTTGCTGCCAGCGATCCAAAGCTGCATCAATACCCAGGTGCTGAAGGATTTCCGCAAGAATCTGCCGGTAGTCACCTCCGAGCTCAACCATCGTTCCGCAATTGGCGCTTTTGCCCTGGCCAAGCGGGCAATGCTCAACGGTGTGCTTCTACAGCGGCTGCTGGAAAGTTAAACTCCCTTTTGGTAGGGACGCACTTTCTCTCAGCATTCTGCCCTGCCGTTTATCATGAGAATCATCGACAATGACTATTAAAAACGTGATATGTGACATCGACGGTGTGCTGCTGCATGACAACACCCCCATTCCCGGTGCCGATCTGTTCCTGGCACGCGTTCAGGAACAAGGAATGCCGTTGGTGGTGTTGACCAACTATCCGTCACAAACCGCCCAGGATCTGGCAAATCGCTTTGCTGCGGCCGGATTACAGGTGCCAGAGAGCGCATTTTATACCTCTGCCATGGCCACCGCTGACTTCCTGCGCCGTCAGGAGGGCAAAAAGGCCTATGTGGTGGGGGAAGGCGCACTGATCCACGAACTGTATAAAGCCGGTTTTACCATTACCGACATCAACCCGGATTTCGTCATCGTGGGCGAAACTCGCTCCTATAATTGGGACATGATGCATAAAGCGGCCTACTTCGTGAATAACGGCGCGCGCTTTATTGCCACCAACCCAGACACGCACGGCCATGGATTCGTCCCTGCCTGTGGCGCGCTATGCGCCCCAATTGAGAAAATCACCGGCCGTAAACCGTTTTACGTCGGCAAGCCTAGCCCGTGGATTATTCGCGCTGCACTGAACAAGATGCAGGCGCATTCAGAGGAAACGGTGATTGTCGGCGATAACCTACGTACCGATATTCTGGCTGGCTTCCAGGCCGGGTTGGAAACCGTGCTGGTGCTGTCCGGCGTCTCAACGTTGAATGATGTTGAAACCATGCCGTTCCGTCCAAGCTACATCTTCCCCTCCGTTGCGGATATCAACATCTTCTGATACCCAAGGCGGCAATATCAGCCGCCTTATTATTGCCTGTGCGTACAAAAAGTCATTAATAGCTACGAAGTATTTTTAATATGAAATTTATTTAATGCCGCCGTACAAAGGTTTCACCCTCGCCTCGTAAAAAATCGTCATTCTATATTTGTGCCCAATAACATTATTCACGGCATATTCACTTGATGTTCAGATTAATAAATCACGAGGTTAATTATGACTGCTATTAACGTTTCTTCTCTGACAGCCCTGACGGATGATGCCGCTACAATGCCAGATATGAGCAATAAAAAAATCATGATGGGTTTTTGGCATAACTGGCTGGCCGGTAACAGCGACGGCTATCAACAGGGTCAGTTTGCCAATATGAACCTGACCGATATCCCCGAAGCTTACAACGTGGTGGCGGTAGCCTTTATGAAAGGTGAAGGTATCCCAACCTTTAAGCCGTACAACTTGAGCGATGCTGAATTCCGCCGGCAGGTGGGTGTCTTGAACAGCCAGGGGCGCGCGGTACTGATCTCCCTCGGCGGGGCTGATGCGCATATCGAATTAAAAACCGGCGATGAAGACAAACTGAAAGATGAAATTATTCGTCTGGTAGAAACCTATGGCTTTGACGGCCTGGACATCGATCTTGAGCAAGCCGCAATTGGTGCGGCCAATAATAAAACCGTTTTGCCAGCTGCATTAAAAAAAGTGAAAGCCTATTACGCCGATCAAGGTAAAAACTTTATTATCAGCATGGCACCTGAATTCCCTTATTTACGCGCAACGGGCAGCTACCTGGATTATATTTCTGCACTTGATGGCTATTATGATTTTATTGCACCGCAGTATTATAACCAAGGCGGGGATGGTCTGTGGGTAGATGAAGCCAATGGGGGTAAGGGTGCCTGGATCACGCAAAACAACGATGCAATGAAAGAGGATTTCCTTTACTACCTGACAGAAAGCCTGGTCACGGGGACTCGCGGGTACACTAAAATCCCACCTGCCAAGTTTGCCATCGGTCTGCCAAGCAACGTTGATGCAGCTGCGACGGGTTATGTGGTGGATCCACAGGCGGTTTATAACGCTTTTAGTCGTCTGGACGCCAAGGGCCTGTCGATTAAAGGGCTGATGACCTGGTCGGTGAATTGGGATAACGGTAAAAGCAAAGCGGGCGTGGCGTACAACTGGGAATTTGCCAAACGCTATACTCAACTGATCCAAGGAGGCGTGATCCCACCACAGCCAGAAAAACCCAATGCCCCTACAGCCCTGACCGTTTCCGCCCTGACGGCCACGTCACTGCAATTGAGCTGGGCCGCCGCCACCGGCAGCAACCCAGTTGTCAGCTATACGGTTTACCGCGACGGCAACGCGATCGGTCAAACCGCCAATCTCAGCCTGCAGGACAGCGGCCTGAGCGCCAATACCCAGTACAGTTACTTTGTTACCGCGACCGACAACAAGGGCAATCAATCTTTGCCAAGCAGCACGTTGGCAGTAAAAACCGCCGATGATGGTACAACCCCGCCGGATCCGGGCGTTTCCGAATGGGAAGTCAACCACGCCTATAAGGTTGGCGACGTAGTCACCTATCAAGGGAAGAAATACACCTGTATTCAGGCGCATACCTCCAACGCGGGTTGGACACCAACAGCCGCCATTACTCTGTGGCAGCCTACCGTAAGGTAAAACGATCGCCCTGCTATTAGGGGCCGCCGGAAAATTTCTCCGGCGGCCCATTTACCTCATCAAAACTGAAGATTCGACAATTTATTAAGCATAAAAATGAATATCCGCTAATTTTTCAACCTCACCAACAGACTTTTTCTCAGCCTAACGTGAAATCACTTGCATGTTTCTCTGGTTTTGACGCATTTTCTTAAACAGCAGGTAGCAACGCCGCTCCGTTATCGATATGTCCAAAATAATTCAGGTTGCAGGACAAAAATACCCAGGCGGCTTGACGTATGACGGGGATAACACGGGCGAGCTGCGCATTCACATCACAGTCACAAAAGTCGTTAG
Coding sequences within it:
- a CDS encoding HAD-IIA family hydrolase — its product is MTIKNVICDIDGVLLHDNTPIPGADLFLARVQEQGMPLVVLTNYPSQTAQDLANRFAAAGLQVPESAFYTSAMATADFLRRQEGKKAYVVGEGALIHELYKAGFTITDINPDFVIVGETRSYNWDMMHKAAYFVNNGARFIATNPDTHGHGFVPACGALCAPIEKITGRKPFYVGKPSPWIIRAALNKMQAHSEETVIVGDNLRTDILAGFQAGLETVLVLSGVSTLNDVETMPFRPSYIFPSVADINIF
- the nagA gene encoding N-acetylglucosamine-6-phosphate deacetylase, encoding MFALTQCRIYTGHDVLDDHAVVIADGLIERVCPLADLPAGIETRDLGGAILAPGFIDVQLNGCGGVQFNDSLEAISEKTLEIMQRANEKSGCTSYLPTLITCSDDFMKHGINVMRAYLQKNPNQALGLHLEGPYLSPVKKGTHNPAFIRKPTHEMIDYLCANADVITKVTLAPEMVEPQVIKRLADAGIVVSAGHSNATYDQARIGFAAGITFATHLYNAMPYITGREPGLMGAIFDTPEVYTGIIADGHHVAWASIRNAKRVKGDKLVLVTDATAPAGANIDQFIFAGKTIYYRDGLCVDENGTLSGSALTMIEAVQNSVEHVGIALDEALRMATLYPARAIGVEQRLGTIEAGKVANLTAFTRDYKIVKTLVNGSEV
- a CDS encoding N-acetylglucosamine repressor; this translates as MSTGGQTQIGNVDLVKQLNGAAVYRLIDQQGPISRIQIAELSQLAPASVTKITRQLLERGLIKEVDQQASTGGRRAISIVSETRNFHTVAVRLGRHDATITLYDMSGKSLGEEHYPLPERTQETLENALFNAIAQFIDSYQRKLRELIAIAVILPGLVDPALGVVRYMPHISVNNWTLVDNLQQRFNVTSFVGHDIRSLALAEHYFGATRDCEDSILVRLHRGTGAGIIVNGQIFLGNNGNVGEIGHIQIDPLGERCHCGNFGCLETVAANAAIEQRVRHLLSQGYPSKLTSDDCNIAAICKAANRGDLLATEVLEHVGRYLGKAVAIAINLFNPQKVVIAGEITEADKVLLPAIQSCINTQVLKDFRKNLPVVTSELNHRSAIGAFALAKRAMLNGVLLQRLLES
- the nagE gene encoding N-acetylglucosamine-specific PTS transporter subunit IIBC, which codes for MNILSYLQKVGRALMVPVATLPAAAILMGVGYWIDPIGWGGDNALAALFIKSGSAIIDNMAVLFAVGVAYGMSKDKDGAAALTGFVGFLVLTTLCSPAAVAMIQKIPVDQVPAAFGKIQNQFVGILVGIISAEVYNRFSGVELPKALSFFSGRRLVPILISFLMILVAFIMMYVWPVVFSGLVNFGEHIQKLGSAGAGIYAFFNRLLIPVGLHHALNSVFWFDVAGINDIPNFLGGQQSIEAGKATVGITGRYQAGFFPIMMFGLPGAALAIYHCARPENKAKVLGIMMAGAFAAFFTGITEPLEFSFMFVAPVLYVIHAVLTGISVFIAASMQWIAGFGFSAGLVDMVLSTRNPLATHWYMLILQGLVFFVIYYVVFRFTISKFNLMTPGRELAVAGDETDGYDVDTSAGKDENETTTLARRYVSAIGGSENLTGIDACITRLRLNVKDSALVNDVMAKRLGASGVIRLNKQSVQVIVGTRAELIASAMRNVVAAGPIAAASAPVAAAAAAEVKPQAVPNAAKVVFQALVAPVTGEVVALDQVPDEAFASKAVGDGVAIRPTDKTVVAPADGTVVKIFNTNHAFCLETDKGAEIVVHMGIDTVALNGQGFKRLVEEGAEVKAGQPILEMDLAYLNANARSMISPVVVSNADEYAGLTALATGNVVAGETKLFEIQK
- the nagB gene encoding glucosamine-6-phosphate deaminase; the encoded protein is MRLIPLKDTAQVGKWAARHIVQRINAFKPTADRPFVLGLPTGGTPLEAYKHLIAMHKAGDVSFKHVVTFNMDEYVGLPQEHPESYHTFMYRNFFDHVDIPRENINLLNGNAPDVDEECRQYEAKIKSYGKVHLFMGGVGVDGHIAFNEPASSLASRTRIKTLTEETRVANSRFFGGDVNQVPKYALTVGVGTLLDAEEVMILVTGRGKAQALEAAVEGSINHLWTISCLQLHAKSVVVCDEPSTMELKVKTVKYFRELEAESVNSL
- the glnS gene encoding glutamine--tRNA ligase, translating into MSEAEARPTNFIRQIIDEDLASGKHQSVHTRFPPEPNGYLHIGHAKSICLNFGIAKDYQGQCNLRFDDTNPVKEDIEFVDSIKHDVEWLGFSWSGNVRYSSDYFDQLHQYAIELINKGLAYVDELTPEQIREYRGTLTAPGKDSPYRNRAVEENLALFEKMRNGEFAEGTACLRAKIDMASPFIVMRDPVIYRIKFAEHHQTGNKWCIYPMYDFTHCISDALEGITHSLCTLEFQDNRRLYDWVLDNITIPCHPRQYEFSRLNLEYAIMSKRKLSQLVSENIVEGWDDPRMPTVSGLRRRGYTAASIREFCQRIGVTKQDNNVEMMALESCIRDDLNENAPRAMAVLDPVKVVIENMSDDVEMVTMPNHPNKPEMGSREVPFSREVYIDRADFREEANKQYKRLVLGKEVRLRNAYVIKAERVEKDAAGEITTIFCTYDPETLSKDPADGRKVKGVIHWVSAAHALPAEIRLYDRLFSVANPAAAEDFLSTINPESLVIKQGFVEPSLASAQPEKAYQFEREGYFCADSRYSSAEHLVFNRTVGLRDTWAKMGA
- a CDS encoding carbohydrate-binding protein; the protein is MTAINVSSLTALTDDAATMPDMSNKKIMMGFWHNWLAGNSDGYQQGQFANMNLTDIPEAYNVVAVAFMKGEGIPTFKPYNLSDAEFRRQVGVLNSQGRAVLISLGGADAHIELKTGDEDKLKDEIIRLVETYGFDGLDIDLEQAAIGAANNKTVLPAALKKVKAYYADQGKNFIISMAPEFPYLRATGSYLDYISALDGYYDFIAPQYYNQGGDGLWVDEANGGKGAWITQNNDAMKEDFLYYLTESLVTGTRGYTKIPPAKFAIGLPSNVDAAATGYVVDPQAVYNAFSRLDAKGLSIKGLMTWSVNWDNGKSKAGVAYNWEFAKRYTQLIQGGVIPPQPEKPNAPTALTVSALTATSLQLSWAAATGSNPVVSYTVYRDGNAIGQTANLSLQDSGLSANTQYSYFVTATDNKGNQSLPSSTLAVKTADDGTTPPDPGVSEWEVNHAYKVGDVVTYQGKKYTCIQAHTSNAGWTPTAAITLWQPTVR